In Halopseudomonas xinjiangensis, a single genomic region encodes these proteins:
- a CDS encoding enoyl-CoA hydratase/isomerase family protein produces the protein MSSTPPSVLAEIRHRIGYLTLNRPEALNALNLDMVRLLQAQLDLWLASTDVRVVVIRAAGNRAFSVGGDVRVLYESYQAGDTEAAETFFTEEYALDLLIHHYPKPIIALVDGYVLGGGMGLAQGALTIATRRSRLGMPETAIGFFPDVGASYFLSRLPGALGAYLGVTGLQLSAADARYAGLLDIVVEDDGVAAVELALAGLNGADQVFSMFERQLREMGLAPESELEQLRPAIDRHFAAANLRDIRDSLRSEQHPAWRGWAEQTLALMETRSPLAMAVTLELLACGEQLSLEECFALELHLDKQWFEHGDIAEGVRALLVDKDKQPRWKVASIDQLDEDRIKGFFEGFDS, from the coding sequence ATGAGTAGTACACCACCGTCAGTTCTTGCTGAGATTCGCCATCGCATCGGTTATCTCACGCTGAATCGACCAGAGGCGCTGAATGCCCTGAATCTGGACATGGTCCGCCTGTTACAGGCGCAGCTCGACCTGTGGCTCGCCAGTACGGATGTTCGGGTGGTGGTCATCCGTGCTGCAGGCAACCGCGCATTCTCGGTCGGTGGCGATGTACGTGTGCTGTATGAAAGTTACCAGGCTGGTGATACGGAGGCCGCCGAGACCTTCTTCACTGAAGAATACGCTCTTGATCTGTTGATTCATCACTACCCCAAGCCGATCATCGCGCTTGTCGACGGGTACGTGCTCGGCGGTGGTATGGGTCTGGCGCAGGGCGCTCTGACCATCGCCACTCGCCGTTCACGCCTGGGCATGCCGGAAACGGCAATCGGATTTTTCCCGGACGTGGGCGCAAGCTACTTCCTGTCGCGACTCCCGGGCGCCCTGGGTGCTTATCTGGGAGTTACCGGCCTGCAGCTGAGCGCAGCCGATGCGCGGTACGCCGGATTGCTGGACATCGTCGTCGAGGATGACGGGGTGGCGGCGGTTGAACTCGCTCTGGCTGGGCTGAACGGCGCCGACCAGGTATTTTCCATGTTCGAGCGTCAGCTGCGTGAAATGGGCCTGGCGCCGGAAAGCGAGCTTGAACAGCTGCGGCCGGCCATCGACCGACATTTTGCAGCAGCCAATCTGCGCGACATTCGCGACTCGCTGCGTAGCGAGCAGCACCCGGCCTGGCGTGGCTGGGCCGAGCAAACGCTCGCTCTGATGGAGACCCGCTCCCCTCTTGCAATGGCTGTGACGCTGGAACTGCTGGCTTGCGGCGAGCAATTGTCACTGGAGGAGTGTTTCGCGCTCGAGTTACACCTCGATAAGCAATGGTTCGAACATGGCGATATAGCCGAAGGCGTACGAGCGCTGCTGGTCGATAAAGACAAACAACCCCGCTGGAAAGTCGCAAGTATCGACCAGCTCGATGAGGACAGGATCAAGGGCTTTTTCGAAGGATTCGACTCCTAG